In a genomic window of Sphingomonas koreensis:
- a CDS encoding Do family serine endopeptidase encodes MRYAYAITSALLIGGASAALVLQNPAGAQTAQNEPGAIQAAAPRSGAPMSFADMVSRLQPAVVNISTTQRVQVQTNPFAGTPFGELFGGQQGGRPVTRQAESLGSGFIISSDGYIVTNNHVISAGQRGAVVESIKVILSDRKEYTAKLIGRDPTSDLAVLKIDGANLPFVRLGNSDQSRVGDWVVAIGNPFGLGGSVTAGIISAVHRATSGGAFDRFIQTDASINRGNSGGPLFDLNGNVIGINSQIYSPTGGNVGIGFAIPVTEAKPILDRLMKGQTIERGYLGVQIQPWTDDLIKSFGVQKGRGELIASVVPDGAAAKAGIKQGDVIVKVDGKDVTPDQTLSFLSANLRPGVRVPVELIRDGRTVNVQLTPATRPPEEQIAGFDPDAEEGTPGGPDQGAQGAASVGISVTALTPQIARSIGVDPATQGVVVVGVDPASDAAQKQITRGFVIASVNRAPVTSPAEFNSAIARAKSARAEQVLLYVVRRGGQGGYVAVDLAK; translated from the coding sequence GTGCGCTACGCATATGCGATCACCTCCGCGCTGCTGATCGGCGGCGCGAGCGCAGCACTCGTCCTCCAGAACCCCGCAGGCGCGCAGACCGCGCAGAACGAGCCGGGCGCGATCCAGGCTGCGGCCCCCCGCAGCGGTGCGCCGATGAGCTTTGCGGACATGGTATCCAGGCTCCAGCCTGCGGTCGTGAACATTTCGACCACCCAGCGGGTGCAGGTGCAGACCAACCCGTTCGCGGGCACGCCTTTCGGCGAGCTTTTCGGCGGCCAGCAGGGCGGCCGCCCGGTGACGCGCCAGGCCGAATCGCTCGGCTCGGGCTTCATCATCTCGTCCGACGGTTACATCGTCACCAACAACCATGTGATCTCGGCCGGCCAGCGCGGCGCGGTGGTCGAATCGATCAAGGTTATCCTGTCGGATCGCAAGGAATACACGGCCAAGCTGATCGGCCGCGATCCGACCTCCGATCTTGCGGTACTCAAGATCGACGGCGCCAATCTTCCCTTCGTCCGCCTCGGCAACTCCGATCAGTCGCGGGTCGGCGACTGGGTCGTTGCGATCGGCAATCCGTTCGGCCTCGGCGGATCGGTGACCGCCGGCATCATCTCTGCCGTCCACCGTGCTACCAGTGGCGGCGCATTCGATCGCTTCATCCAGACCGATGCGTCGATCAATCGGGGCAATTCGGGCGGGCCGCTGTTCGATCTCAACGGCAATGTGATCGGCATCAACTCGCAGATCTATTCGCCCACCGGCGGCAATGTCGGCATCGGCTTCGCGATTCCCGTGACCGAGGCGAAGCCGATCCTCGACCGGCTGATGAAGGGCCAGACGATCGAGCGCGGCTATCTTGGCGTGCAGATCCAGCCCTGGACTGACGACCTCATCAAGTCGTTCGGCGTACAGAAGGGCCGCGGCGAGCTGATCGCATCGGTGGTTCCGGACGGCGCCGCTGCCAAGGCAGGGATCAAGCAGGGCGATGTCATCGTCAAGGTCGATGGCAAGGACGTGACGCCAGATCAGACGCTATCCTTCCTGTCGGCCAATCTGCGTCCTGGCGTGCGCGTCCCGGTCGAGCTGATCCGTGACGGCCGCACCGTCAACGTCCAGCTCACTCCCGCAACCCGCCCCCCGGAAGAGCAGATTGCCGGCTTCGATCCCGATGCCGAGGAAGGCACGCCGGGCGGCCCGGACCAGGGAGCACAGGGCGCCGCCTCGGTCGGCATCAGCGTCACCGCGCTGACCCCGCAAATTGCCCGTTCCATTGGCGTTGATCCCGCGACGCAGGGGGTCGTGGTGGTCGGCGTCGATCCGGCAAGCGACGCTGCGCAGAAGCAGATCACGCGCGGTTTCGTCATCGCATCGGTCAACCGCGCGCCGGTTACCAGCCCTGCGGAGTTCAACAGCGCGATCGCCCGCGCCAAGAGCGCGCGCGCCGAACAGGTTCTGCTGTACGTGGTTCGCCGCGGCGGCCAGGGTGGCTATGTCGCGGTCGATCTCGCCAAGTAA
- the sseA gene encoding 3-mercaptopyruvate sulfurtransferase, with translation MDALVTTQWLAGELSAPDLRILDATWFLPSESRDAHAEFVAGHIQGAVFFDINAIADQTSPLPTMLPSPAQFAAQLGALGVATGNRIVVYDNAPHHTATRAWWMLRSFGIEAAILDGGLAKWKAEGRPLLSGHPVPAPATVAVHPNTALVRTLDQVKANLTSHAEQLVDARSAVRFTGQEAETRPGLAGGHIPGSANIPYSSFFNPDRTWKHVPTLRLLFEDEGIEVERPVIATCGSGISAAVVVFALHLLGHPAALYDGSWTEWGADPSTPKATGAA, from the coding sequence ATGGACGCCCTGGTTACCACGCAATGGCTCGCAGGCGAGCTCTCCGCCCCCGATCTCCGCATCCTCGACGCCACATGGTTCCTGCCGAGCGAAAGCCGCGACGCACATGCGGAGTTCGTGGCGGGGCATATTCAGGGCGCGGTCTTCTTCGATATCAATGCGATCGCCGATCAGACGAGTCCGCTCCCGACGATGTTGCCGTCGCCGGCGCAGTTCGCCGCGCAGCTGGGTGCGCTCGGCGTCGCGACCGGGAACCGGATCGTGGTTTACGACAATGCCCCGCATCATACCGCGACGCGCGCCTGGTGGATGCTGCGCAGCTTCGGGATCGAAGCCGCAATCCTCGACGGCGGGCTGGCAAAATGGAAGGCGGAAGGCCGCCCTCTGCTCAGCGGACACCCGGTTCCAGCGCCGGCCACGGTCGCGGTGCATCCCAATACAGCACTCGTGCGTACGCTCGATCAAGTGAAGGCCAACCTCACCAGCCATGCCGAGCAGCTGGTCGATGCCCGTTCGGCAGTGCGCTTCACGGGTCAGGAGGCGGAGACCCGCCCCGGGCTTGCCGGCGGCCATATTCCGGGCAGTGCCAACATTCCCTATTCCTCGTTCTTCAATCCCGACCGCACCTGGAAGCACGTTCCCACGCTGCGCTTGCTGTTCGAGGACGAGGGGATCGAGGTCGAACGCCCCGTGATCGCGACCTGTGGGTCGGGAATCAGCGCCGCGGTGGTGGTGTTCGCGCTCCACCTGCTCGGCCACCCCGCCGCACTCTATGACGGCAGCTGGACCGAATGGGGCGCCGATCCCTCAACCCCCAAGGCGACGGGTGCGGCGTGA
- a CDS encoding glycoside hydrolase family 130 protein produces MLDLFQHPLRLHADPSRVVVRPFHIAWAAAANGAPSRTERLVKAVLGMSPGEARAQLETVLKDFEARHWQTRRVFMTRYDEVEAQLGLDGSVIGDEKRQLIGAYFCHEYSYAAAALMNPSAVPHYDQSGMPKGSLRILMSLRAVGEGHISSVAFREGIITDRNELTLAPEPPFATAADAEGDEFEMPEGQVTVYRHRDSTLSGTLLFPITKAQSNGLEDMRLTHFRHDDGSEEWLGTYTAYNGSQIQSEMLRTRDWREFDLVPMTGSAARNKGMGLFPRKVGGKYMMIGRQDGENIYLIASDRLTHWDEGEKLITPKYPWELVQMGNCGPPIELDEGWLMLTHGVGAMRKYSIGAALLDKDDPSKVIGRTREPILAAADQDREGYVPNVVYSCGALRHGDRIFIPYGVADSSVAFAFVPIKSLLAVM; encoded by the coding sequence ATGCTCGACCTGTTCCAACACCCGTTGCGGCTTCACGCGGATCCTTCGCGCGTGGTGGTCCGTCCGTTCCACATCGCCTGGGCCGCCGCCGCGAATGGCGCGCCGAGCCGGACCGAGCGGCTGGTCAAGGCCGTGCTCGGCATGTCGCCGGGCGAGGCGCGGGCTCAGCTGGAAACGGTGCTCAAGGATTTCGAGGCGCGCCACTGGCAGACGCGGCGCGTGTTCATGACCCGCTATGACGAAGTCGAGGCGCAGCTCGGCCTCGACGGCAGCGTGATCGGGGATGAGAAGCGCCAGTTGATCGGCGCCTATTTCTGTCACGAGTATAGCTATGCCGCCGCCGCGCTGATGAACCCCAGCGCGGTGCCGCATTACGACCAGAGCGGCATGCCCAAGGGGTCTTTGCGCATCCTGATGAGCCTTCGTGCGGTGGGAGAGGGGCATATCTCGTCGGTCGCGTTCCGTGAGGGGATCATCACCGACCGCAACGAACTGACGCTGGCGCCCGAGCCGCCCTTCGCCACCGCCGCCGATGCCGAAGGCGACGAGTTCGAGATGCCCGAGGGACAGGTGACCGTCTATCGCCATCGCGATTCGACGCTGTCGGGAACCTTGCTGTTCCCGATCACCAAGGCGCAATCGAACGGGCTGGAGGATATGCGGCTGACTCATTTCCGGCACGACGACGGCAGCGAGGAGTGGCTGGGCACCTACACGGCGTATAACGGGTCGCAGATCCAGTCTGAGATGCTGCGCACGCGCGACTGGCGCGAGTTCGATCTGGTGCCGATGACCGGCAGCGCCGCGCGCAACAAGGGGATGGGCCTGTTCCCGCGCAAGGTGGGCGGCAAGTACATGATGATCGGTCGGCAGGATGGCGAGAATATCTACCTGATCGCGTCGGACCGGCTGACCCATTGGGACGAAGGGGAGAAACTGATTACCCCGAAATATCCCTGGGAACTGGTGCAGATGGGCAATTGCGGCCCGCCGATCGAACTGGACGAGGGCTGGCTGATGCTGACCCATGGCGTCGGCGCGATGCGCAAATATTCGATCGGTGCGGCGCTGCTCGACAAGGACGATCCGTCGAAGGTGATCGGGCGGACCCGCGAACCGATCCTGGCGGCGGCGGACCAGGATCGCGAAGGCTATGTGCCCAACGTCGTCTATTCGTGCGGCGCGCTGCGCCACGGCGACCGGATCTTCATCCCGTATGGCGTGGCGGACAGCTCGGTTGCGTTCGCGTTCGTGCCGATCAAGTCGCTGCTTGCGGTGATGTAG
- the queF gene encoding preQ(1) synthase, translating to MNPKHLGQQSALPASPEEAVLDYVPNPRTGIDYLVRFAAPEFTSLCPITGAPDFAHLVIDYVPGETIVESKSLKLFLGSFRNHGAFHEDCTVGIGQRLFDEMKPKWLRIGGYWYPRGGIPIDVFWQSGPAPDGVWIPAQEVPGYRGRG from the coding sequence ATGAACCCCAAGCATCTAGGTCAGCAGAGCGCGCTCCCCGCTTCCCCCGAGGAAGCCGTGCTCGACTACGTCCCCAACCCGCGCACGGGCATCGACTATCTGGTGCGCTTCGCTGCGCCCGAATTCACCTCGCTCTGCCCGATCACCGGCGCGCCCGATTTCGCGCATCTGGTCATCGACTATGTCCCGGGCGAAACGATCGTCGAATCCAAGTCGCTCAAGCTGTTTCTCGGCAGTTTCCGCAACCATGGCGCCTTCCATGAGGATTGCACCGTCGGCATCGGCCAGCGCCTGTTCGACGAGATGAAGCCCAAATGGCTGCGGATCGGCGGATACTGGTATCCGCGCGGCGGCATCCCGATCGATGTGTTCTGGCAGTCCGGGCCGGCGCCCGACGGGGTGTGGATCCCCGCTCAGGAGGTTCCCGGCTATCGCGGTCGCGGTTGA
- a CDS encoding glycosyltransferase family 4 protein, translating to MARAANLSTRIDHIALIGNFLPRKCGIATYTTHTYAALKTRFPGMRVDVWAMDDHPGRYAYPPEVNGSIAQHERSAYLDTAGKIEDSGAQAIWVQHEYGIFGGAAGEHLVTLLERTTLPVIVTLHTVLEQPDEDQRRVMDALLDRAARVIVMADKGCEILRRVHDVDVRKLAMIPHGVPDRPFADPAALKPRFGWEGRQVILTFGLLAPSKGIETVIAAMPAVVARHPDALYVVLGATHPVLAEREGEAYRDRLQALAAELGVERNLVFIDGFVEQEDLLDYLQAADIYATPYPNLAQITSGTLSYAVAVGKPVISTPYIHATEILADDHGVLVSAGDSAGFARAITGLLDDDGRREALARRAYARGRTMIWPRLAEAAVEQIAQALFARPKRIAASAPTPVVAPLTPDFRAVERMSDGTGMLQHSILAVPDRRHGYCIDDNARALILMHRIDPLAPAERDKWTSVYAAFVQYAWNPERRRFRNFMTFDRNWCEEAGSEDSNGRTLWALGVTASEARDAKYRDWARILFDETAPMSFEFGSPRAMAFAMLGAAAVLEAHPGHALARRMLDRFGEELLALLAESRRPEWEWFEIVLAYDNARLPEALIRAGAAIGRKDLLACGLRTLDWIEARQTAPDGGFRAVGTDSFGRAYGAPLPFDQQPLEAQATIDACIAAWQATGAQRWVDAAVRAYRWYLGQNDLGLPLATARDGGCFDGLTPGGLNRNQGAESILALQLANCAICALSKRTEIVAGPQRAVA from the coding sequence ATGGCGCGAGCCGCGAACCTGTCGACTCGGATTGATCACATCGCGCTGATCGGCAACTTCCTTCCACGCAAATGCGGCATAGCCACCTACACCACCCACACCTATGCCGCGCTCAAGACCCGCTTTCCCGGGATGCGCGTCGATGTGTGGGCGATGGACGATCATCCCGGCCGTTATGCCTATCCTCCCGAGGTCAACGGATCGATCGCCCAGCATGAGCGCTCCGCTTATCTCGATACGGCCGGCAAGATCGAGGATTCGGGGGCGCAGGCGATCTGGGTCCAGCATGAGTACGGGATTTTCGGCGGCGCTGCGGGCGAGCATCTCGTCACGTTGCTCGAGCGGACGACATTGCCGGTCATCGTCACATTGCATACGGTGCTGGAGCAGCCGGACGAAGATCAGCGTCGGGTGATGGACGCACTGCTGGATCGCGCGGCGCGCGTTATCGTGATGGCCGACAAGGGGTGTGAGATCCTGCGCCGCGTGCACGATGTCGATGTGCGCAAGCTGGCGATGATCCCGCACGGGGTGCCCGACCGGCCGTTTGCCGATCCTGCCGCCCTCAAGCCCCGCTTCGGCTGGGAAGGACGCCAGGTGATCCTGACCTTCGGCCTGCTCGCGCCGAGCAAGGGGATCGAGACGGTGATCGCGGCGATGCCGGCGGTCGTCGCGCGCCACCCGGACGCACTCTATGTCGTGCTGGGTGCGACGCACCCCGTTCTCGCGGAGCGCGAGGGCGAGGCGTATCGCGACCGGCTTCAGGCACTGGCCGCGGAACTCGGTGTCGAGCGCAACCTCGTCTTCATCGACGGTTTCGTCGAGCAGGAGGACCTGCTCGACTATCTTCAAGCGGCCGACATCTATGCCACTCCCTATCCCAATCTGGCGCAGATCACCTCAGGCACGCTGTCCTATGCGGTCGCGGTGGGCAAGCCGGTGATCTCGACCCCCTATATCCATGCGACCGAGATCCTCGCCGACGATCATGGCGTCCTGGTCAGCGCGGGCGACAGCGCGGGGTTCGCGCGCGCGATTACCGGCCTGCTCGACGACGACGGCCGCCGCGAGGCGCTGGCGCGGCGCGCCTATGCGCGCGGACGGACGATGATCTGGCCCCGGTTGGCCGAAGCTGCGGTCGAGCAGATCGCGCAAGCGCTGTTTGCGCGGCCGAAGCGGATCGCGGCGAGCGCTCCCACGCCTGTGGTGGCGCCGCTGACGCCTGATTTCCGGGCGGTCGAGCGGATGAGCGACGGCACTGGCATGCTCCAGCATTCGATTTTGGCCGTGCCCGACCGGCGTCATGGATATTGTATCGACGACAATGCCCGCGCGCTGATCCTGATGCACCGCATCGACCCGCTTGCCCCCGCGGAACGCGATAAATGGACCAGCGTCTATGCCGCGTTCGTCCAATATGCATGGAACCCCGAGCGGCGGCGTTTCCGCAACTTCATGACCTTCGACCGCAACTGGTGCGAGGAAGCAGGATCGGAGGATTCGAACGGGCGCACCTTATGGGCGCTGGGCGTGACCGCGTCCGAAGCGCGCGACGCCAAATATCGCGACTGGGCACGAATATTGTTCGACGAGACCGCGCCGATGAGCTTCGAGTTCGGCAGCCCGCGCGCAATGGCCTTTGCGATGCTTGGCGCTGCCGCGGTGCTCGAGGCGCATCCGGGACATGCGCTGGCGCGACGGATGCTCGACCGGTTCGGCGAAGAGCTATTGGCGCTGCTGGCCGAATCGCGCCGGCCCGAATGGGAATGGTTCGAGATCGTGCTCGCCTATGACAATGCCCGCCTGCCCGAGGCGCTGATTCGCGCGGGGGCGGCGATCGGGCGCAAGGATCTGCTCGCGTGCGGACTCAGGACACTTGACTGGATCGAGGCGCGGCAGACCGCGCCCGATGGGGGCTTTCGAGCGGTCGGCACCGACAGTTTCGGCCGGGCCTATGGGGCGCCGCTGCCCTTCGACCAGCAACCGCTGGAGGCGCAGGCGACGATCGACGCCTGCATCGCCGCATGGCAGGCGACCGGAGCACAGCGCTGGGTGGATGCGGCGGTGCGCGCCTATCGCTGGTATCTGGGTCAGAACGATCTTGGCCTTCCGCTGGCCACCGCGCGCGATGGCGGCTGTTTCGATGGACTGACGCCGGGCGGGCTCAACCGCAATCAGGGTGCTGAGTCGATCCTGGCACTTCAGTTGGCGAATTGCGCCATTTGCGCTCTTTCAAAGCGGACGGAAATCGTGGCAGGACCGCAACGGGCCGTCGCATAG
- the metC gene encoding cystathionine beta-lyase — MGRRSLNPQGDGCGVSGSDSKKGDGTRVVGAGRRPEWTQGIVNAPVWRASTILYDTVADLRASAGSDTHHRLFYGRRGSPTQWSLAEALTELEPGAEATFLYPSGVAAVSAALLSVLSPGDELLLADSVYDPTRSFATGFLKRFGVITRFYDPMIGAGIAELITDKTRAIFMETPGSLTFEVQDVPAIVAAAKARGVVTLLDNTWATPLLFPAIEKGIDLSILACTKYVVGHSDVMLGSVTATAEHWQQLRATSFALGQTASPDDAWLGSRGLRTMALRLKQHGEAALEIARWLETRPEVARVLHPALPSCPGHDLFVRDFKGPAGLFSFVLRGGNEAGRAALIDSLELFGIGYSWGGFESLAIPVDPDRIRTVIPWQAEGPAVRLQIGLEDPADLIADLAAGLDRFRAAA, encoded by the coding sequence ATGGGGCGCCGATCCCTCAACCCCCAAGGCGACGGGTGCGGCGTGAGCGGTTCGGACAGCAAGAAGGGTGACGGCACGCGAGTCGTCGGCGCGGGCCGCCGGCCCGAATGGACACAGGGGATCGTCAATGCACCGGTATGGCGGGCCTCGACCATCCTCTACGACACCGTCGCCGATCTGCGCGCCAGCGCGGGCAGCGACACGCATCACCGCCTATTCTACGGCCGCCGCGGTTCGCCGACCCAGTGGAGCCTCGCCGAAGCGCTGACCGAGCTCGAGCCGGGCGCGGAGGCGACGTTCCTCTACCCGTCGGGCGTCGCTGCGGTCTCGGCGGCATTGCTCTCCGTCCTGTCGCCGGGCGACGAGCTGCTGCTTGCCGACAGCGTGTATGATCCCACCCGCAGCTTCGCGACGGGCTTCCTCAAGCGCTTCGGCGTCATCACCCGCTTCTACGACCCGATGATCGGCGCCGGCATCGCCGAGCTGATCACCGACAAGACGCGGGCGATCTTCATGGAAACCCCGGGCAGCCTGACCTTCGAGGTGCAGGACGTGCCCGCCATCGTCGCGGCGGCCAAGGCGCGGGGCGTGGTCACGTTGCTCGACAATACCTGGGCGACCCCCTTGCTGTTCCCGGCGATCGAGAAGGGCATCGACCTTTCGATCCTGGCCTGCACCAAGTACGTCGTCGGCCATTCGGACGTGATGCTGGGCAGCGTCACCGCGACCGCCGAACATTGGCAGCAGCTGCGCGCCACCAGCTTCGCACTCGGCCAGACCGCCAGCCCCGACGACGCCTGGCTCGGCTCACGCGGCCTGCGCACCATGGCGCTTCGCCTGAAGCAGCATGGCGAGGCGGCGCTGGAGATCGCACGCTGGCTCGAGACCCGGCCCGAAGTCGCCCGCGTGCTCCATCCCGCCCTGCCGTCATGCCCCGGCCACGACCTGTTCGTGCGCGACTTCAAGGGACCAGCCGGCCTGTTCAGCTTCGTCTTGCGCGGCGGCAACGAGGCCGGGCGCGCGGCATTGATCGATAGCCTCGAACTGTTCGGGATCGGCTATTCATGGGGCGGCTTTGAGAGCCTAGCCATCCCCGTCGATCCCGATCGTATCCGCACCGTCATACCCTGGCAGGCCGAGGGTCCCGCGGTGCGGCTCCAGATCGGGCTCGAGGACCCCGCCGACCTCATCGCCGATCTCGCCGCCGGGCTCGACCGGTTCCGGGCCGCGGCATGA
- a CDS encoding helicase HerA-like domain-containing protein produces the protein MTGETELFIGAGAGGGQRQSLVLKRANRHGLIAGATGTGKTVTLQGLAESFSRAGVPVFAADVKGDLSGLGMAGSATAKPHEAFAARAAEIGDTDWKYAAAPVQFWDLFGEQGHPVRTTISEMGPLLLARLMGLNDTQEGVLAIAFQVADDDGLLLLDLDDLQAMLVHCAERADELTAKYGNVAKTSVGAIQRQLLQLRSEGATHFFGEPALDINDFIKLDENGHGVVNVLAADKLMASPRLYATFLLWLLSELFETLPEVGDPDKPKLVFFFDEAHLLFEEAPKALLDKVEQVVRLIRSKGVGVYFVTQNPIDIPEDVAGQLGNRVQHALRAFTPREQKAIKSAAETFRANPGVDVETAITELKVGEALVSLLMADGAPSPVERTLIKPPCSRVGPVTPEERKVLIDTDIVGAKYDTLLNRESAHELLTAKASEAAAAAAEAKATTQAERAAAAQAKEDARLAKEAERQRLAAQREADRQARLDAQAQRAAEREAANNPWNRAIKSATQSASSAAGRAVAGEVSKAIFGKKSGAGASVVGGIVRGILGGLFKG, from the coding sequence ATGACGGGTGAGACGGAGCTTTTCATCGGAGCCGGTGCGGGCGGCGGGCAGCGCCAGTCGCTCGTACTCAAGCGAGCCAACCGCCACGGCCTGATCGCTGGCGCGACCGGCACCGGCAAGACTGTGACGCTTCAGGGTCTCGCCGAAAGCTTCAGCCGGGCGGGTGTCCCGGTCTTCGCCGCCGATGTGAAGGGTGACCTGTCCGGCCTCGGCATGGCGGGTTCCGCCACCGCCAAGCCGCATGAGGCATTCGCCGCCCGCGCCGCCGAGATCGGCGACACCGACTGGAAATACGCCGCCGCCCCGGTCCAGTTCTGGGACCTGTTCGGCGAACAGGGCCATCCGGTCCGCACGACCATCTCCGAAATGGGTCCGCTTCTGCTTGCACGCCTGATGGGTCTCAACGACACTCAGGAAGGAGTGCTCGCCATCGCCTTTCAGGTCGCGGATGATGACGGGCTGCTGCTGCTGGATCTCGACGATCTCCAGGCGATGCTCGTCCATTGCGCCGAACGCGCGGACGAGCTGACCGCGAAATACGGCAATGTCGCCAAGACCTCGGTCGGTGCGATCCAGCGGCAGCTCCTCCAGCTGCGCAGCGAGGGCGCAACGCATTTCTTCGGCGAGCCTGCGCTCGATATCAACGACTTCATCAAGCTCGATGAGAACGGCCATGGCGTCGTCAACGTCCTCGCCGCCGACAAGCTCATGGCCTCCCCTAGGCTCTACGCGACCTTCCTGCTCTGGCTCCTCTCCGAACTGTTCGAGACGCTCCCCGAAGTCGGCGATCCCGACAAGCCCAAACTCGTCTTCTTCTTCGACGAAGCGCATCTGCTGTTCGAGGAGGCCCCCAAGGCGCTGCTCGACAAGGTCGAGCAGGTCGTCCGCCTGATCCGCTCCAAGGGCGTCGGTGTCTATTTCGTCACCCAGAATCCGATCGACATCCCCGAGGATGTCGCCGGCCAGCTCGGCAACCGCGTCCAGCACGCGCTGCGCGCCTTCACGCCGCGCGAGCAGAAGGCGATCAAGTCAGCGGCCGAGACCTTCCGCGCCAACCCCGGCGTCGATGTCGAGACCGCGATCACCGAACTCAAGGTCGGCGAGGCGCTGGTATCACTGCTGATGGCCGACGGTGCCCCCTCCCCGGTCGAGCGCACATTGATCAAGCCGCCCTGTTCGCGCGTCGGACCGGTGACGCCGGAGGAACGCAAGGTGCTGATCGACACCGACATCGTCGGCGCAAAGTACGATACGCTGCTCAACCGCGAATCCGCGCACGAACTGCTGACGGCCAAGGCAAGCGAAGCTGCTGCCGCTGCCGCGGAGGCAAAGGCCACCACCCAGGCCGAAAGGGCCGCGGCGGCACAGGCCAAGGAGGATGCCCGCCTCGCCAAGGAGGCCGAGCGCCAGCGCCTTGCCGCGCAGCGCGAGGCCGATCGTCAGGCCCGGCTCGACGCGCAGGCGCAGCGCGCCGCGGAGCGGGAGGCGGCGAACAATCCTTGGAACCGCGCGATCAAGTCGGCTACCCAGTCCGCCTCCTCCGCCGCCGGCCGCGCCGTCGCTGGCGAGGTTTCGAAGGCGATCTTCGGCAAGAAGTCGGGCGCGGGCGCCAGCGTCGTGGGGGGCATCGTCCGCGGTATTCTAGGCGGGCTGTTCAAGGGATGA
- the hflC gene encoding protease modulator HflC, with protein sequence MNGVMNRPVLLGGLALVILFLLFSTVAIVPETKQAVILRFEQPVRTINQWQPGEQFGRTTGAGLIARWPLMERIVWVDKRVLDIELENQPVLSTDQLRLEVDAFARFRVVDPLRMVVTAGTETRVADQLEPLFGSALRAELGKRPFASLLSPERTAVMDNIQAGLQRYASQYGVQIVDVRIKHADLPSGSPLDSALQRMRTAREQEATTIRANGQKDAQIIRAEADARAAQIYATSFNKDPQFYDFWRAMQSYRTTFIGDPRQKQGETSIILSPDNDYLREFRGRSR encoded by the coding sequence ATGAACGGCGTCATGAACCGGCCCGTCCTGCTCGGCGGCCTCGCCCTCGTCATTCTGTTCCTGCTGTTCAGCACCGTCGCGATCGTGCCCGAGACCAAGCAGGCGGTGATCCTTCGCTTCGAACAGCCAGTTCGCACCATCAACCAGTGGCAGCCGGGCGAGCAGTTCGGCCGCACCACCGGCGCAGGGCTGATCGCGCGCTGGCCGCTGATGGAACGCATCGTCTGGGTCGACAAGCGGGTGCTCGATATCGAGCTTGAGAACCAGCCTGTGCTTTCGACCGATCAGTTGCGGCTCGAAGTGGACGCCTTCGCGCGCTTCCGCGTGGTCGATCCGCTGCGCATGGTCGTGACCGCGGGCACCGAGACCCGCGTCGCCGATCAGCTCGAGCCGCTGTTCGGTTCGGCACTGCGTGCCGAACTCGGCAAGCGGCCCTTCGCCTCGCTGCTCAGCCCCGAGCGGACCGCGGTGATGGACAATATCCAGGCCGGCCTGCAGCGCTATGCCAGCCAATATGGCGTCCAGATCGTCGATGTGCGGATCAAGCACGCCGATCTTCCGAGCGGCAGCCCGCTCGATTCGGCGCTTCAGCGGATGCGTACCGCGCGCGAGCAGGAGGCCACGACGATTCGCGCCAACGGGCAGAAGGACGCGCAGATCATCCGCGCCGAAGCCGATGCCCGCGCCGCTCAGATCTATGCGACCAGCTTCAACAAGGATCCGCAATTCTACGATTTCTGGCGCGCGATGCAGTCGTACCGCACCACCTTCATCGGCGACCCCCGCCAGAAGCAGGGCGAAACTTCGATCATCCTGTCGCCCGACAATGATTATCTGCGTGAGTTCCGGGGGCGCAGCCGCTGA